A genomic stretch from Candidatus Latescibacterota bacterium includes:
- a CDS encoding right-handed parallel beta-helix repeat-containing protein, whose protein sequence is MSRLPLHLALLLLFVPAAALATNVGPGDVSGTWTAANSPYVVQGQITVPAGQTLTIDPGVDVLFAGGFALRVEGVIQAVGTAVDSIRFLPETAGNTWAHIELPSGAGDGSTFGYCVFRNGDASANTDPLSPNGGALCIAQGVSATVSQCTVEWCEGDNGGGIWASDQVAIADCVIRHCQCNGTNAKGGGVCFYYGGDLSGCTVSDNYSNFSGGGVSCEYCQGELVDSEVTNNVARVHGGGFDIQYANGSSAVRNCLIAGNTSVIDGGDGGGIFYWYGAGDEITGNTIVDNTATSGAGITYGYATLTIEQNIIAANNGPASWRVYGTETVSYTRNCVWANEDDTLDGDLSETLYVDPLFCDAGAGDYTLCADSACLPLIIGALGQGCDACLTATEDASWGRVKALY, encoded by the coding sequence ATGTCCAGACTCCCGCTCCACCTCGCGCTCCTGCTCCTTTTCGTCCCCGCCGCGGCCCTGGCGACGAACGTGGGTCCCGGCGACGTGAGCGGCACCTGGACCGCCGCGAACAGCCCCTACGTCGTCCAGGGACAGATCACCGTGCCGGCGGGGCAGACGCTGACCATCGACCCCGGCGTGGACGTGCTCTTCGCCGGCGGCTTCGCGCTGCGCGTGGAGGGCGTGATCCAGGCCGTGGGCACGGCGGTGGACTCCATCCGCTTCCTGCCCGAGACCGCCGGCAACACCTGGGCGCACATCGAACTGCCCAGCGGCGCCGGGGACGGCTCCACCTTCGGCTACTGCGTCTTCCGCAATGGCGACGCCTCGGCCAACACGGATCCCCTGAGCCCCAATGGCGGCGCGCTGTGCATCGCCCAGGGCGTGAGCGCCACGGTGTCGCAGTGCACGGTGGAGTGGTGCGAGGGCGACAACGGTGGCGGCATCTGGGCGAGCGACCAGGTCGCCATCGCCGACTGCGTGATTCGCCACTGCCAGTGCAACGGGACCAACGCCAAGGGCGGGGGAGTGTGCTTCTACTACGGCGGCGATCTCTCGGGCTGCACCGTCAGCGACAACTACTCGAACTTCTCGGGCGGGGGCGTCAGCTGCGAGTACTGCCAGGGTGAACTGGTCGACTCCGAAGTGACGAACAACGTCGCGCGCGTCCACGGCGGCGGCTTCGACATCCAGTACGCGAACGGAAGCTCGGCGGTGCGCAACTGCCTCATCGCCGGCAATACCAGCGTGATCGACGGCGGCGACGGCGGCGGGATCTTCTACTGGTATGGCGCGGGCGACGAGATCACCGGCAACACGATCGTCGACAACACGGCGACCTCGGGCGCGGGCATCACCTACGGCTACGCGACCCTCACGATCGAGCAGAACATCATCGCCGCCAACAACGGTCCGGCCTCGTGGCGCGTCTACGGTACCGAGACGGTGAGCTACACCCGCAACTGCGTCTGGGCGAACGAGGACGACACCCTGGACGGCGACCTCAGCGAGACGCTCTACGTGGATCCCCTCTTCTGCGACGCCGGCGCGGGCGACTACACGCTTTGCGCGGACAGCGCCTGCCTGCCGCTCATCATCGGCGCGCTGGGCCAGGGCTGCGACGCCTGCCTGACGGCCACCGAGGACGCGAGCTGGGGCCGAGTGAAGGCGCTCTACTAG
- a CDS encoding ThiF family adenylyltransferase — MTQDFTERQQLFAPFGAEAQARLARARVLVVGVGATGSAMAEGLARAGVGALTLVDRDLVDAGNLGRQCLYARGDVGRPKSRAAAERLAAIVPALAVDAHVAEATPTLLEALAPGAALIVDGTDSFATRALINELACRASIPWIYSGAIGATAVSLPIVPGETACLACLYPAPPAPESEERCDVLGVLQAAVLQAAALSLTEALKLLGGRTDALRRELWTVDLWRGQLGRVRAARPRRDCPVCVHGDTPLLDAPRDRPRVAMLCSRTLQVTPPPGTPAPDLAALARRLDAPAPGPDYLRARIDGLDVVVFPDGRLRLVGCDSAERALALHRRLSEDA, encoded by the coding sequence GTGACCCAGGACTTCACCGAACGCCAGCAGCTCTTCGCGCCCTTCGGGGCGGAGGCCCAGGCGCGTCTGGCGCGCGCGCGCGTGCTCGTCGTGGGCGTGGGCGCCACGGGCAGCGCCATGGCCGAGGGCCTCGCCCGCGCCGGCGTGGGCGCGCTCACGCTCGTGGACCGCGACCTGGTGGACGCCGGCAACCTGGGCCGGCAGTGCCTCTACGCGCGCGGCGACGTCGGCCGCCCCAAGTCCCGCGCCGCCGCCGAGCGCCTGGCCGCGATCGTCCCCGCGCTCGCGGTGGACGCCCACGTGGCCGAGGCCACGCCCACCCTGCTCGAGGCGCTCGCCCCGGGCGCGGCGCTCATCGTGGACGGGACGGACAGCTTCGCCACGCGCGCGCTGATCAACGAGCTGGCCTGCCGCGCGTCCATCCCCTGGATCTACAGCGGCGCCATCGGTGCCACGGCCGTGAGCCTGCCCATCGTGCCCGGCGAGACGGCCTGCCTCGCCTGCCTCTATCCCGCGCCGCCGGCGCCCGAGAGCGAGGAGCGCTGCGACGTGCTGGGCGTCCTGCAGGCCGCGGTGCTGCAGGCCGCGGCCCTGAGCCTGACCGAGGCCCTCAAGCTGCTGGGCGGCCGCACGGACGCGCTCCGCCGCGAACTCTGGACCGTGGATCTCTGGCGCGGGCAGCTGGGCCGGGTGCGCGCGGCGCGGCCGCGGCGGGACTGCCCGGTCTGCGTCCACGGCGACACTCCCCTGCTCGATGCCCCGCGCGATCGGCCCCGCGTGGCCATGCTCTGCTCCCGCACCCTCCAGGTGACGCCCCCGCCCGGCACCCCCGCCCCCGATCTGGCGGCGCTGGCGCGCCGTCTGGATGCGCCGGCGCCGGGTCCGGACTACCTGCGCGCGCGGATCGACGGCCTGGACGTCGTCGTCTTCCCCG
- a CDS encoding T9SS type A sorting domain-containing protein: MEDNEGRINWYPVPSVPRIKADGANSATSYAGYVTALNNRLAQPTDLSIDITGSWDPGTRQVLIQATASTTSALPGSYALFIVLTESQVYYEGTNGIDWHEYTFRDAFPDFNGTPVTFSGEFPQTATAYASFVLPTGDPPHEYRPEFCDIVCFVQETSVTKEVQQAAKVALTELGNTAVDAAPVAPRLGQNFPNPFNPTTTIPVQLADAGDVRLAIVDVTGRRLRTLHDGPLGAGDHALVWDGRDDSGQPVGSGVYLAQLVHAGGRESRRLVLMK, from the coding sequence GTGGAGGACAACGAGGGGCGCATCAACTGGTACCCCGTGCCCAGCGTTCCGCGCATCAAGGCGGACGGCGCCAACTCGGCCACGAGCTACGCCGGCTACGTCACCGCGCTCAACAACCGCCTGGCCCAGCCCACGGATCTGAGCATCGACATCACCGGCAGCTGGGATCCCGGCACGCGGCAGGTGCTGATCCAGGCGACGGCCAGCACCACCAGCGCGCTGCCGGGCAGCTATGCGCTGTTCATCGTGCTCACGGAGAGCCAGGTCTACTACGAGGGGACCAACGGCATCGACTGGCACGAGTACACCTTCCGCGATGCCTTCCCCGACTTCAACGGCACGCCGGTCACCTTCAGCGGCGAGTTCCCGCAGACGGCGACGGCCTACGCCAGCTTCGTGCTGCCCACCGGCGACCCTCCCCATGAGTACCGGCCGGAGTTCTGCGACATCGTCTGCTTCGTGCAGGAGACCAGCGTCACGAAGGAAGTGCAGCAGGCCGCCAAGGTGGCGCTCACCGAGCTCGGCAACACGGCCGTGGACGCCGCGCCCGTCGCGCCGCGTCTCGGCCAGAACTTCCCGAACCCCTTCAACCCGACGACGACCATCCCCGTCCAGCTCGCCGACGCCGGTGACGTCCGCCTGGCCATTGTGGACGTCACCGGCCGTCGCCTGCGCACCCTGCACGACGGGCCGCTGGGCGCCGGCGATCACGCGCTGGTCTGGGACGGCCGCGACGACTCGGGGCAGCCCGTCGGCAGCGGCGTCTACCTGGCGCAGCTCGTCCACGCGGGGGGCCGCGAGAGCCGTCGACTGGTCTTGATGAAGTAG